GATGAATTTAGTATTGGTCTCATTGCTTTTCACGAAGCTATCGAAAAATATACCGTTGCAAAAGGAAGTTCTTTCTTAAGTTTCTGCGAATTAGTGATAAAAAGGCGTGTTATTGACTATATACGCAAAGAAGTTCGTTCACGTCAGCTGCATGACCCATCAATTGATGATAGTACACAATATGATGCAGATTTGTCGATAAGCTACCATTCACAAAAGCTTGAGCAAGAAATGAGAAAGGAAGAAATCATTCACTACAATGAGCAGTTAAAGCTTTTTAGTCTCTCATTGGAGGAAATTGTGAATGAAACACCAAAGCATAAACAGGCAAGAAAAAATGCAATGGAAGTTGCGGAGTGGATTGTTCGTCATCCTGATGTACTAGAAGCGCTCTTTTTGAAAAAAAGGCTTCAAATTGGGAAGATCGAAAAAGGTGTTCATGTTAGCCGGAAAACCATTGAGCGCAACCGAAAATATATTATTGCAATGACGATAGTTTTAGCAGGAGAGTACGTGTATTTAAAAGACTATATAAAAGGGGTGCTCACATCTTGAAAAAAGGTATTGTGATGGATATAAACCGTGAGTATATTGTTGTACTAACCCCTGATGGTGAATTTGCAAAAGCGAAGCGAGAAAAAGCGACGTATGAGCTTGGCGAAGAAGTTCCCGTTAAGCTTTATTCATCAAGAAAATGGCAAAATCAGCAAAGGCAACGTTCAAAGTGGAGAAGGACGGCTTTTACAAGCTTAGTAATTGCAGCCGCTCTTTTATTATTTTTCATTCCCTTTGGTCAAAACAAACAAGAAGTGTTCGCTTATGTATCAATCGATATTAACCCAAGCATTGAAATAGGGGTTAATCCGTCATACGAAGTAATTTCACTAACAGGATATAATAAAGAAGGAAAAGAGATTATTGCAAAGTTAAAAAGGAAATGGAAATATGAGTCCTTTAAAATGGTAGCAAATCGAATTTTAAAGAAAAGCGAAGAAGAGGGCTATCTTCATAAAAATAAGGAAATTATTGTAACAACTTCTTATAGAGATGAAGCTAGTAAAGAGAAGGAAGACTTTTCAAAAGTTGTTAAAGACTCAACAAAGACATGGCGGGAGTCAGAATATAAATTTGTTCAAAAAGATTGTTCCTTTAAGAAGCGAAATGAAGCTCAAAAGAAAGGACTCTCAGCAGGCAAATATATAGAAGAAAAAGATCCGGAAAAAGACCTAAAAGATCAGAAACTCGAAGAGGACGATCAGGTGTCAACCGAAGAAACGGAAGAAGATGAAAAAACAGAAGAAGAGAATGTAGAAGAAGAAAATGATGTGGAAGAAGAACCTACATCTTCAGAAGAGGGTGAGGATGTAGAAAAAGATGAACAAGAAACAAAGCCAGAGGAAACAGAGCAAGATTCTAATCAAGAAACAGACGAGGATGAAGAAGAAAAAGAAACAGACGAGGATAATGCTCAACCAACAAAACCAAATGAAAATCAAAGTGAAGCAAATAATGAAGAGGAACCAGAAGTTCCCCATTCAACACCAGAGGATGAGAATCAAAAACCAGCTGTACCTTCTAAGCAGCAAGGAAAAGAAGACCAAACTGTACCGCCTCATGCTGGATCAAAAGGGCCTCCACCTCATGCTGAAAACGAGCATAACAATCAAACGGAAGAAACAGAAGAAGAATAGCACAAATGCGCAAATGAAAGGCACAAGCAATCGCTTGTGCCTTTTGCCATTTATATTATTTTAGGTTGTTTTGCTGTGCTTGTGCAATAAGGCGTTTTGTGATTTCGCCACCAACAGAGCCGTTAGCACGAGCTGCTGTATCAGATCCTAGCGTTACACCAAACTCTTGAGCAATTTCATATTTATATTGATCAAGAAAGCTTTCAACACCCGGTACAAGTAATTTATTTCGACGAGCCATCTCGTTCACTCCTTTTATACATTTACAGCTCTCAGGCTGTATCTATAGTATAGGAGTTACAATACGAAAAATACCTGTTATCGCTTTCCAAGCAAGGAATAAATGCTTATTTTACTACTGTATAAGGCTCAATTGATTGAAGAAATGTTTTTTGGAATGATTTAAGTTGATCCATATAATTTTCAGATGCTGATTGCATCTCAATACGAAGCTTATGATGTTCGTTCACAAATTGTTGAACAGATGCTTCATATTGTTCTTGAGCTTGTTTGATAAAATTATAACCAGCTTTTTGTTGTTCAGAAGAAAGCTGCTTCATTTTTACCATTGCTTCATTTACACGTTGGATCCATTGGTCATAA
The sequence above is a segment of the Priestia filamentosa genome. Coding sequences within it:
- the sigI gene encoding RNA polymerase sigma factor SigI; translated protein: MRSMLSILFGVKRKHTVEELVTQAQSGDDIVQNELLEQYKPFIAKTVSSVCKRYIYETDDEFSIGLIAFHEAIEKYTVAKGSSFLSFCELVIKRRVIDYIRKEVRSRQLHDPSIDDSTQYDADLSISYHSQKLEQEMRKEEIIHYNEQLKLFSLSLEEIVNETPKHKQARKNAMEVAEWIVRHPDVLEALFLKKRLQIGKIEKGVHVSRKTIERNRKYIIAMTIVLAGEYVYLKDYIKGVLTS
- a CDS encoding anti-sigma factor domain-containing protein gives rise to the protein MKKGIVMDINREYIVVLTPDGEFAKAKREKATYELGEEVPVKLYSSRKWQNQQRQRSKWRRTAFTSLVIAAALLLFFIPFGQNKQEVFAYVSIDINPSIEIGVNPSYEVISLTGYNKEGKEIIAKLKRKWKYESFKMVANRILKKSEEEGYLHKNKEIIVTTSYRDEASKEKEDFSKVVKDSTKTWRESEYKFVQKDCSFKKRNEAQKKGLSAGKYIEEKDPEKDLKDQKLEEDDQVSTEETEEDEKTEEENVEEENDVEEEPTSSEEGEDVEKDEQETKPEETEQDSNQETDEDEEEKETDEDNAQPTKPNENQSEANNEEEPEVPHSTPEDENQKPAVPSKQQGKEDQTVPPHAGSKGPPPHAENEHNNQTEETEEE
- a CDS encoding alpha/beta-type small acid-soluble spore protein; the encoded protein is MARRNKLLVPGVESFLDQYKYEIAQEFGVTLGSDTAARANGSVGGEITKRLIAQAQQNNLK
- the phaP gene encoding polyhydroxyalkanoic acid inclusion protein PhaP — protein: MANVKYDAVIDMMWDQWSKGFNSLLEGSKNFEEWTLKALSGQKQFVEKAMEQVEQTDEQWQQELHEVQAQTVENIRKTAGESVAQSYDQWIQRVNEAMVKMKQLSSEQQKAGYNFIKQAQEQYEASVQQFVNEHHKLRIEMQSASENYMDQLKSFQKTFLQSIEPYTVVK